The following coding sequences lie in one Cryptococcus neoformans var. neoformans B-3501A chromosome 2, whole genome shotgun sequence genomic window:
- a CDS encoding hypothetical protein (HMMPfam hit to Hep_59, Hepatocellular carcinoma-associated antigen 59, score: 49.9, E(): 6.8e-12), with protein MFKKRSRPTSVRDKSRIEEAEGSGNEEKVASGSGTPIVDEQEDDTGRTVEELLMLKKLKKSQSRQGIDLEKLNRGEEMKRKGKKKEDPAEKYGLQPGRGMGRGDGEKEKDEEMEDEAERAKRLVRVNNFTQQTNALDVDKHMMAYIEAELAKRRGQAADTTDKSAIEDNDPQAELYRIAEKYQFETRKKKADDEGNVTNSLGMLTSIPEVDLGMDNRLKNIEMTEKAKRDMLEQRKQEAAAAAAAAKEAEDPGYSAARFYRPNQKSASDIYVNSEKRRTTGVPRQESATDEQVYERFKKRMKR; from the exons ATGTTCAAGAAACGCTCAAGACCGACTTCTGTCCGAGACAAATCAAGAATTGAGGAGGCTGAGGGATCTGGAaacgaagaaaaggtggCGTCTGGATCCGGTACTCCTATTGTGGACGAGCAGGAAGATGATACTGG TCGAACAGTGGAAGAGCTCCTCATGCTtaaaaagttgaagaaatCACAGTCAAGACAAGGGATCGATCTCGAAAAGCTCAATCGTGGCGAggaaatgaagaggaaaggcaagaagaaggaggatccAGCGGAGAAATACGGTCTGCAACCAGGCAGAGGGATGGGCCGAGGCgatggagaaaaggaaaaagatga agagatggaggacGAAGCCGAACGAGCAAAGAGGTTGGTACGGGTGAACAACTTTACTCAACAAACCAATGCTCTGGATGTGGACAAGCATAT GATGGCGTATATAGAAGCGGAGCTTGCTAAACGTCGTGGTCAGGCGGCTGACACAACTGACAAGTCAGCAATTGAAGACAACGACCCGCAAGCGGAGCTCTACAGAATTGCGGAAAAGTATCAATTCGAAAcccggaagaagaaggcggatgatgaaggaaatgTGACGAACAGTCTGGGGATGTTGACGAGTATACCCGAGGTTGATCTCGGAATGGA TAATCGTCTGAAAAACATCGAAATGACCGAAAAGGCGAAGAGGGACATGTTGGAGCAGCGCAAGCAAGAGGCAGCAGCtgcagcggcagcagccAAAGAGGCCGAGGACCCAGGCTATTCAGCAGCTAGAT TTTACCGTCCCAATCAAAAATCAGCTTCCGATATATACGTTAATTCTGAGAAGCGACGAACGACTGGCGTTCCAAGGCAAGAATCGGCGACTGACGAGCAGGTGTATGAGAGGTTCAAGAAAAG GATGAAACGCTAA
- a CDS encoding hypothetical protein (Match to EST gb|CF191546.1|CF191546), whose amino-acid sequence MSAPSGIKVADDLTAAFTAALANPQDTRALVFIIDGESFKHHATVKPKGSYKDDIALVPEVLPSPKTPASFAYRLDSKDSGKWDWMMVTFVPDDAGVRAKMLQASSRSGLMKVLGANNFKHDWFATSISDLSPSALTAHLNHLSSPPPLSASEAALAEVREAEAAEAKRAALDPESQARRNKAVVGLGGKMNWGEGVVEALQKVAQRSDDGWVVVLEIPSSNPGSIALLKSEACIPSQLTSKLPGKSPCYVFYSHPTPPSTRNVPKSPSAPIGAPRNTFQGSQGGVRVVNASFGSPAVEAGENVESEEPEPGASPTQEETAEAVGKGRVIFVYCCPSNSPVKYRMIYSTTVRGMQQDAIDKAGVEIVAKLETSDPSELTESHLKSSLPSYKPTHSSSLPTPTSTTLGGRSFGTPTMFGQPRPSLPVRSATQVPLPPSGASTPATEGEKEGEEDGKDSIRKAFDAFGPRINNASGGGFARPRPAGRR is encoded by the exons ATGTCCGCCCCCTCAGGAATAAAGGTCGCAGACGATCTCACAGCAGCGTTCACAGCAGCCCTCGCCAACCCACAAGACACAAGGgccctcgtcttcatcatcgacGGTG AGTCGTTCAAGCACCATGCCACCGTAAAACCCAAGGGATCCTACAAAGACGACATTGCGCTCGTTCCTGAGGTCCTTCCTAGCCCAAAGACTCCGGCGAGCTTCGCATACAGGCTCGATAGCAAGGACAGTGGGAAATGGGACTGGATGATGGTCACGTTCGTGCCAGACGATGCTGGG GTGCGTGCAAAGATGCTTCAAGCATCGTCAAGGTCAGGCTTGATGAAGGTTCTCGGAGCCAACAACTTCAAACACGATTGGTTCGCGACTTCTATC TCGgatctctctccttcagcACTCACGGCCCATCTCAatcatctttcatctcctccgcctctcaGTGCATCTGAAGCCGCCCTGGCAGAAGTCCGGGAGGCCGAAGCTGCTGAGGCTAAGCGTGCGGCTTTGGACCCCGAGAGCCAAGCGCGCAGGAACAAGGCAGTTGTAGGCCTTGGAGGGAAAATGAACTGGGGCGAAGGTGTGGTGGAGGCCCTGCAAAAGGTCGCGCAGAGAAGTGATGATGGTTGGGTTGTTGTTCTT GAAATCCCCTCTTCAAACCCTGGGTCAATAGCCCTTCTCAAGTCAGAGGCCTGTATACCTTCTCAACTTACCTCCAAACTTCCGGGAAAGTCTCCTTGCTATGTCTTCTATTCCCACCCTACTCCCCCATCGACTCGTAATGTTCCCAAGTCGCCCTCTGCTCCCATCGGAGCTCCTCGTAACACGTTTCAAGGGTCTCAAGGTGGGGTAAGAGTTGTCAACGCCTCATTCGGCTCTCCTGCTGTAGAAGCTGGAGAAAATGTAGAAAGTGAAGAGCCCGAGCCTGGTGCCAGTCCTACGCAGGAGGAGACTGCGGAAGCTGTTGGCAAAGGACGAGTTATTTTTGTATACTGCTGTCCTTCGAACAGTCCAGTAAAGTATAGAATGATTTACTCAACAACTGTTAGGGGCATGCAACAGGACGCTATCGACAAGGCTGGTGTTGAGATTGTCGCCAAG CTCGAAACATCAGACCCCTCCGAACTCACTGAATCCCACTTGAAATCCTCTCTGCCATCTTACAAACCTACGCATTCTAGCTCACTACCGACACCTACTTCTACCACTCTTGGGGGCCGCTCCTTTGGTACTCCCACAATGTTTGGCCAGCCTCGGCCTTCCCTACCCGTTCGTTCGGCTACTCAAgtacctcttcctccttctgggGCTTCAACTCCGGCTACggagggagaaaaggagggtgaggaagatggtaAAGACAGCATCAGGAAGGCATTTGACGCATTTGGACCAAGGATCAATAATGCCAGCGGTGGTGGGTTTGCGAGACCCAGACCTGCAGGAAGGAGGTAG
- a CDS encoding hypothetical protein (HMMPfam hit to Aa_trans, Transmembrane amino acid transporter protein, score: 119.4, E(): 8.2e-33): protein MASPPIPTFQNGRSICLATSTATLVEPTERTPLLKEVQNGTGKPVSPPQYDHEEEGAEGKEVELLVPGKSNFSQTLLNVLGDLIGTGLLACPIAIAHAGWVLGPLLLCLVSGITLWTLKILIRIIEKDRSMRNFADVARYSLGARAEKWTTAMFVSDCCIWIIALIVLFSDSFEVVLPMFTSNQWKVIGLVVIVPLNFIPLRFLAWTSALGITSTWTLVAILIFTGLATPNSPGSVLDPAPTDLWPAHGLVKLGLSFGLLISGFGGHFLVPNLIRDMKHPEQAERVCEVGYGICIIVYALVSVFGYLMFGRDVSDEISRDLAKTSAFSPLMAQIAVWMVAINPLTKLPLGLRPLTDIVYSALRLQSTTFVPKIHVSYAESSEPDEEDDELCSPITSNSPTVLSSFSASTISAATSITLENEHYSHALSTAQRRHDRREQLKAIFRALITIVLLGVFVLGALAFPSFETLMSIMGGGMSIITCILIPIAAGANIWGWRWYSILLFGLSAVVCVIGVVCACLNNGDA from the exons ATGGCCTCTCCACCAATCCCTACCTTCCAGAACGGCAGGTCCATCTGTCTCGCAACTTCTACCGCAACTCTTGTAGAACCCACAGAACGTACGCCTCTTCTCAAGGAGGTTCAAAATGGTACTGGCAAGCCTGTATCCCCCCCTCAGTATGAccacgaagaagaaggggcagaaggcaaggaggtTGAGCTTCTCGTTCCCGGCAAATCTAATTTTTCCCAGACT CTGTTGAATGTCCTCGGCGACTTGATTGGGACAGGTCTTCTTGCTTGCCCTATTGCTATCGCTCATGCTGGTTGGGTCCTTGGTCCCTTGCTTCTATGCCTCGTCTCTGGGATCACTTTGTGGAC TCTTAAGATTCTTATTAGGATTATCGAAAAGGACCGCAGCATGCGAAACTTTGCAGACGTCGCAAGATACAGTCTAGGTGCCCGAGCCGAAAAATGGACTACTGCCATGTTCGTCTCCGATTGCTGCATCTGGAT TATCGCCCTCATCGTACTTTTCTCCGACTCCTTCGAAGTGGTCTTGCCCATGTTCACCAGTAATCAATGGAAAGTCATTGGTCTTGTCGT TATCGTCCCACTGAACTTTATCCCTCTTCGCTTCCTTGCTTGGACTTCTGCCCTGGGTATTACGTCCACTTGGACCCTTGTTGCCATCCTCATTTTCACCGGTTTGGCCACGCCAAATTCCCCTGGGTCAGTATTGGACCCAGCTCCCACTGATCTCTGGCCTGCACATGGTCTCGTCAAGCTCGGTCTTTCTTTTGGATTGCTCATCTCTGGTTTTGGCGGCCATTTCCTCGTTCCCAACTTGATTAGGGACATGAAGCATCCCGAGCAGGCCGAAAGGGTCTGTGAAGTTGGATATGGTATCTGTATCATTGTCTACGCGTTGGTCAGTGTGTTCGGTTATTTGATGTTTGGCAGGGACGTCTCCGATGAG ATAAGCCGAGATCTTGCGAAGACCTCAGCCTTTTCCCCTCTCATGGCTCAAATTGCCGTCTGGATGGTCGCTATCAACCCTCTTACCAAACTTCCTCTCGGACTTCGACCT CTCACCGACATCGTCTACTCTGCCCTGCGGCTTCAATCCACTACCTTCGTTCCCAAGATTCACGTGTCCTACGCTGAATCCAGTGAACccgatgaggaagacgacgagcTTTGCTCTCCTATCACCTCTAACTCCCCGACCGTGttatcctccttctctgcctCTACTATCTCTGCCGCTACATCTATCACCCTGGAAAACGAACACTACAGCCATGCTTTATCCACTGCTCAGCGCCGGCATGACCGACGAGAACAACTCAAAGCTATTTTCCGTGCGCTCATCACCATTGTGCTCCTTGGTGTTTTCGTTCTTGGTGCCCTTGCGTTCCCATCGTTCGAGACGCTCATGAGCATTATGGGCGGCGGAATGAGTATCATCACTTGCATTCTTATCCCTATTGCAGCGGGCGCCAACATCTGGGGATGGCGATGGTACTCAATACTACTTTTTGGCCTGTCGGCCGTGGTTTGTGTTATTGGTGTCGTCTGTGCGTGTTTGAACAATGGAGATGCTTGA
- a CDS encoding hypothetical protein (Match to ESTs gb|CF188847.1|CF188847, gb|CF188337.1|CF188337, gb|CF188848.1|CF188848), whose amino-acid sequence MSPATETATQGLPPVDQMTSRDYYADSYAHFGIHEEMLKDSVRTLSYRNAIMQNPHLFKDKVVLDVGCGTGILSMFASKAGAKLVIGIDMSNILDQAEKIVRANGFSEDQIVLLKGKLEDVELPVKQVDIIISEWMGYFLLYESMLDTVLLARDKYLAPNGLLFPDKATIFLAAIEDQDYKEEKIDFWNDVYGFDYSCIKEIALREPLVDCVELRAVATNPCAIRHIDIRTVKKEDLAFDVPFKLKATRNDYIHAFLGWFDISFSCCHKPINFSTGPQAKYTHWKQTVFYTSETLTVSEGDVIQGTLHCAPNSRNNRDLDIIIDYEVAGSNPEKGKMEYKMS is encoded by the exons ATGTCTCCTGCTACCGAAACCGCTACCCAGGGTCTTCCCCCTGTGGACCAGATGACCAGCCGTGACTA CTATGCTGACAG TTACGCCCACTTTG GTATCCACGAAGAGATGCTCAAGGACTCGGTCCGAACACTCTCCTACCGTAACGCCATTATGCAGAACCCCCACCTCTTCAAGGACAAGGTGGTTCTTGATGTTGGCTGCGGTACTGGCATTCTTTCCATGTTTGCCTCTAAGGCAGGTGCCAAGCTGGTTATCGGCATTGACATGTCCAATATTTTGGATCAGGCTGAAAAGATTGTCAGGGCTAATGGCTTTTCCGAGGACC AGATCGTCCTCTTAAAGGGCAAGCTCGAAGATGTGGAACTCCCTGTCAAGCAAGTCGACATTATCATTTCCGAG TGGATGGGTTACTTCTTGCTCTACGAGTCCATGCTCGACACTGTCTTGCTTGCCCGTGACAAGTACCTCGCTCCTAATGGTCTGTTGTTCCCCGACAAAGCTACTATTTTCCTTGCAGCCATTGAAGACCAAGATTacaaagaggaaaagattgaTT TCTGGAACGACGTCTACGGTTTTGATTACTCTTGTATCAAGGAAATCGCTCTTCGTGAACCTCTTGTTGACTGTGTTGAGCTCCGAGCCGTTGCCACCAACCCTTGCGCTATCAGGCATATCGACATCCGAAcagtgaagaaggaagatctTGCTTTCGATGTGCctttcaagctcaaggctACCCGCAATGACT ACATCCATGCTTTCCTTGGCTGGTtcgacatctccttctcatgCTGCCACAAACCCATTAACTTCAGCACCGGTCCTCAGGCCAAG TACACTCACTGGAAACAAACCGTCTTCTACACCTCTGAGACCCTCACTGTTTCC gaaggagatgtcaTTCAAGGCACCCTTCACTGTGCTCCCAACTCCCGAAATAATCGTGACCTTGATATTATCATCGACTACGAAGTCGCCGGTAGCAACCCTGAGAAGGGTAAGATGGAATACAAGAT GTCATAA
- a CDS encoding hypothetical protein (Match to EST gb|CF188257.1|CF188257; HMMPfam hit to ubiquitin, Ubiquitin family, score: 37.9, E(): 2.8e-08), protein MNVHGSGQLLDKGSSNSFTRHLTFFDAPKLESVLDPLYTFLLSSKTSTVSFFNPFRRAQAQEASGAITIQVKWGRERFNIPVPQPSITPLSTLLATLSNQTGLSLDSLKLIYKGAVLKDTSLTVSAYGITEGATLVLVGKGGDVPVPPTAAPKPTITPVKKPKQPQTDKESVLVDWIKSLVSSLLDPLVPSIAMFVSYTSPHATNRPAKIPAFEVLQKEHARLSEMLLKALLELDGVDIPSGWTEARKERKDSVKKIQGELNRVDESWGERKKLGG, encoded by the exons ATGAACGTACATGGATCGGGACAACTCTTGGATAAAGGAAGTAGC AATTCTTTCACTCGACACCTGACCTTTTTCGACGCACCCAAGCTGGAATCAGTACTCGATCCACTCT acaccttccttctttcttcaaaAACTTCCACCGTGTCGTTCTTTAATCCATTCAGACGCGCTCAGGCTCAGGAGGCCTCAGGTGCAATTACCATCCAGGTGAAATGGGGTCGCGAACG ATTTAATATTCCCGTTCCTCAACCTTCAATAACACCGCTTTCTACCCTACTTGCGACTTTGTCTAATCAGACTGGCCTGTCTCTTGACTCACTCAAGCTCATATATAAAGGTGCTGTGTTGAAAGACACTTCTCTCACGGTCAGCGCCTACGGTATCACAGAGGGTGCAACGCTTGTATTAGTTGGAAAGGGTGGAGATGTTCCTGTTCCTCCTACGGCTGCGCCCAAGCCTACTATTACACCGGTGAAAAAGCCCAAGCAGCCGCAAACAGACAAAGAATCTGTCCTTGTCGACTGGATCAAGTCGCTTGTCAGTTCATTGCTGGATCCTTTGGTCCCCAGCATCGCAATGTTTGTTTCATATACCTCCCCACACGCTACAAACCGTCCTGCGAAGATTCCTGCGTTTGAAGTGCTACAAAAGGAACATGCGAGGTTGAGTGAAATGTTATTAAAGGCACTTCTGGAGCTTGACGGAGTGGATATCCCCAGTGGATGGACCGAAGCcagaaaggagaggaaagataGCGTCAAGAAGATACAGGGAGAGTTGAATAGAGTAGACGAATCgtggggagagagaaagaagcttGGCGGATAG